The Deltaproteobacteria bacterium genome has a window encoding:
- a CDS encoding SDR family NAD(P)-dependent oxidoreductase: MDVRSLAVKVAVVTGAGSGIGRETALECARRGASLAICDLNEAGLAETERLVAELEKQTPVLARRVDVARAEEMRAFADAVFGELGGVDLLVNNAGVGLGGGFLDTSLEDWSWIVEINLLGVVNGCHFFVPRMVERGAGGHVVNVASAAGFLPAEPLSAYCATKYGVLGLSECLHIELARRGIGVTAICPGIINTPITRSARMRGADATPELREKVVASYQRRNYGPERVARAILRAVQKNRVVAPVAPEAWLAYWAKRIAPWAVLALSRWQARTGFGMR; the protein is encoded by the coding sequence ATGGACGTGAGGTCGCTCGCGGTCAAGGTCGCGGTCGTTACGGGCGCGGGCAGCGGGATCGGGCGAGAGACGGCGCTCGAGTGCGCGCGCCGCGGCGCCTCGCTCGCGATTTGCGATCTGAACGAAGCGGGCCTCGCCGAGACCGAGCGCCTCGTCGCCGAGCTCGAGAAGCAGACACCCGTGCTGGCGCGGCGCGTCGACGTCGCACGCGCGGAGGAGATGCGCGCCTTCGCGGACGCCGTCTTCGGCGAGCTCGGCGGCGTCGACCTGCTCGTGAACAACGCGGGCGTCGGCCTCGGCGGCGGGTTTCTCGACACCTCGCTCGAAGACTGGAGCTGGATCGTCGAGATCAACCTGCTCGGCGTCGTGAACGGCTGTCACTTCTTCGTGCCGCGCATGGTGGAGCGCGGCGCGGGCGGCCACGTCGTCAACGTCGCTTCCGCGGCGGGCTTCCTGCCTGCGGAGCCGCTCTCGGCGTACTGCGCGACGAAGTACGGCGTGCTCGGTCTCAGCGAGTGCCTGCACATCGAGCTCGCGCGGCGTGGCATCGGCGTGACCGCGATCTGCCCGGGCATCATCAACACGCCGATCACGCGCAGCGCGCGCATGCGCGGCGCGGACGCGACGCCGGAGCTGCGCGAGAAGGTGGTCGCGTCGTATCAGCGCAGGAACTACGGCCCCGAGCGCGTCGCGCGGGCGATCCTGCGCGCGGTGCAGAAGAACCGCGTCGTCGCGCCGGTCGCGCCCGAAGCCTGGCTCGCGTACTGGGCGAAACGCATCGCGCCGTGGGCGGTGCTCGCGCTCTCGCGCTGGCAGGCGCGCACCGGATTCGGGATGCGATGA
- a CDS encoding AbgT family transporter, which produces MSALDTIERLGNKLPDPATLFLVGALGVIALSEIAVRLDWSVEKRGTREVREQVLGADGAPLIDAATQQPVTRAVLDPATGQVAREAFSQPLAPRSLLSSEGAHFALASLVDNFKAFPPLAVVLVGMLGIGLAERVGLIGVLLRAALGSAPPALLTPVVVFLGVSSSLATDAGYVVLPPVAAALYAAAGRSPLAGIAASIAGVAAGFSANLLPSGIDTIMMGFSTAAARLVAPQYEVTATANLYFMQASTILLTAVGWFVTARWVEPRLAAQGVAAPEASANATLSASEKRGLGAASVAFAVLAALLVAAVAIEGAPLHGAAGNNPKWVAAIVPLMFVMFFVPGLAYGFRAGTLKNDRDAARLLGESMAAMGPYIVLAFFAAQFIEYFRWSGLGEMLAIAGGAVLTRADLPAPLLLACFIVLVTAANLSISSMSAKYAFFAPVFVPMFMQVGISPELTQAAYRVGDSITNCITPLNPYLVISLVLMQRYAPKSGLGTLVAMMLPYSLAFLATWTLLLVAWVVLGIPLGPGAPLWFAPGQ; this is translated from the coding sequence ATGTCCGCACTCGACACGATCGAACGCCTCGGCAACAAGCTCCCCGACCCCGCGACGCTCTTTCTGGTCGGCGCTCTCGGCGTGATCGCGCTCTCCGAGATCGCCGTGCGCCTCGACTGGAGCGTCGAGAAGCGCGGCACGCGCGAAGTGCGCGAGCAGGTGTTAGGCGCGGACGGCGCCCCGCTGATCGACGCCGCAACCCAACAGCCCGTGACGCGCGCCGTGCTCGATCCCGCGACGGGGCAAGTCGCGCGCGAGGCGTTCTCGCAGCCGCTCGCGCCGCGCAGCCTGCTCTCGTCCGAGGGCGCGCACTTCGCGCTCGCGAGCCTCGTCGACAACTTCAAAGCGTTCCCGCCGCTCGCCGTCGTGCTCGTCGGCATGCTCGGCATCGGCCTGGCCGAGCGCGTCGGCTTGATCGGCGTGTTGTTACGGGCCGCGCTCGGCTCTGCCCCGCCGGCGCTGCTCACGCCCGTCGTCGTGTTCCTCGGGGTGAGCTCTTCGCTCGCCACCGACGCCGGCTACGTCGTGCTTCCCCCCGTCGCCGCCGCGCTCTACGCCGCCGCGGGCCGCTCGCCGCTCGCGGGCATCGCGGCCTCGATCGCAGGCGTCGCCGCGGGCTTCAGCGCGAACCTGCTGCCGAGCGGCATCGACACGATCATGATGGGCTTCTCGACCGCCGCCGCGCGGCTCGTGGCGCCGCAGTACGAAGTCACCGCCACCGCGAACCTCTACTTCATGCAGGCCTCGACGATCCTGCTCACCGCAGTCGGCTGGTTCGTCACGGCGCGCTGGGTGGAGCCGCGCCTCGCAGCGCAGGGCGTCGCGGCGCCGGAGGCGAGCGCGAACGCCACGCTGAGTGCGAGCGAGAAGCGCGGACTCGGCGCGGCGAGCGTCGCGTTCGCCGTGCTCGCGGCGCTGCTCGTCGCGGCGGTCGCGATCGAGGGCGCGCCGCTGCACGGCGCCGCAGGGAACAATCCGAAGTGGGTCGCGGCGATCGTGCCGCTGATGTTTGTGATGTTTTTCGTGCCCGGCCTCGCCTACGGATTTCGCGCGGGCACGCTGAAGAACGACCGCGACGCCGCGCGCCTGCTCGGCGAATCGATGGCGGCGATGGGCCCGTACATCGTGCTCGCGTTCTTCGCGGCGCAGTTCATCGAGTACTTCCGCTGGTCCGGCCTCGGCGAGATGCTCGCGATCGCGGGCGGCGCCGTGCTCACGCGCGCCGACCTCCCGGCGCCGCTTTTGCTCGCCTGCTTCATCGTGCTCGTCACCGCCGCAAACCTCTCGATCTCGTCGATGTCCGCGAAGTACGCGTTCTTCGCGCCGGTCTTCGTGCCGATGTTCATGCAGGTCGGCATCAGCCCCGAGCTCACGCAGGCGGCCTATCGCGTGGGCGATTCCATCACGAACTGCATCACGCCGCTGAATCCCTACCTCGTGATTTCGCTCGTGCTGATGCAGCGCTACGCGCCTAAGAGCGGCCTCGGCACGCTCGTCGCGATGATGCTGCCGTACTCACTCGCGTTCCTCGCGACGTGGACGCTGCTGCTCGTGGCGTGGGTCGTGCTCGGGATTCCGCTCGGGCCGGGCGCGCCGCTGTGGTTCGCGCCTGGGCAGTGA